The DNA window CTTCGGCCAGCGCATCACCGCCAGCGGCACGGCACGGATCGAAGCCGTCAAGGTCCCGCTGGAGGCCGTACTGCCGGCCTATCAGGCCTATGACCGGCCGACGGCCGACGGCCCGGTATCACAGCTGATCCAGGCGGCCATCGATGCCGGCATCGCTGCCGCCGCCTTCCAGGACAGCCTGCGCCATGCACGCCAGGCCAGGCCCTGGATCGACAGCGGGCAGACCCACGGCCATGAGGACCTGTTCAGTCAGGCCATCATCGGGGATCTGAGCTGGCAGCTGCATGCGGCCGAAGCCCTGCTCGAAGAGGCGGCCGATGCCGTGGATATCGCCCAGGCCAGCCCCGGCATCGATACGGTTGCCCAGGCCTCGGCAGCGGTCGCCAAAGCCAAGATACTCACTACTGAAATCGCCCTGCTGGCCAGCAGCAAGCTGTTCGAGCTGGCAGGCACTCGCTCGGTCTCTGGACGTCATCATCTGGATCGGCATTGGCGCAATGCACGAACCCATACCCTGCATGACCCCGTCCGCTGGAAATACCACCTGGTGGGCAACTATCGACTCAATCACGTGCCGCCACCACGTCATACCTGGAACTGAACCCTCGCCACCGCCTGCACCGGAGCTGCCGATGACCGCCCCCCTGCCCACCCCGATCCCCTCTTCCCCGCAAGCACCGCAAGCACCGCAAGCACCGCAAGCACCGCAGCAACAAGCAGGCAGCGGCCCGGCCCATCGAATCCGCTCTGCCGCCGAAGCCCTCCAGATCGCGCGAGCGCTTGCCGGGGAACTGGGCCGGGAAGCTTCCGAGCGCGACCGGGACCGACGATTGCCCTGGGCTGAACTGGATGCGCTCAGCCGCAGCGGGCTGCTGGCCATCACCGTACCGAAGGCCGCAGGCGGCGCGGATGTCGACAGCGGCACCGTGGCCGAGGTGATCGCCATCCTGGCCGAGGCCGATGCCTCCATCGGACAGATTCCGCAAAACCATTTCTATCTGCTGGAAGCGCTGCGGGTGGATGGCAGCGAAGGCCAGCAGGCCCGCTACCATGCGCAGGTGCTGGCTGGTGCGCGCTTCGGCAACGCCCTGGCCGAGCTGGGCACGCCGACCGCGCTGGATATCCGTACCCGGATCCGGCCCCAGGCAGACGGCAGCTGGCTGCTTGACGGGCACAAGGCCTATTCGACCGGGGCGCTGTTCGCCCATTGGATCGGCGTCCAGGCACTCGATGAACAGGATCGCCCATGGCTGGCCATCATTCCGCATGATGCTGCGGGACTGGAACTGGTAGATGACTGGCTCGGCTTCGGCCAGCGCACCACCGGCAGCGGCACCACCCATCTGGATCAGGTCCGGGTCGAGGCCGATGCACTGATTCCGCATTACCGGGGCTTTGAGCGACCGACGCGGATCGGCCCCTTCGGCCAGCTTGTGCATGCCGGCATCGATCTGGGCATTGCCCGGGCCGCGCTGGCCGATACCTTGCAGTTTGTCCGTGAGCACTCACGGCCCTGGAAGGACGCCGGCGTGACGCGCGCCCGTGACGACCCCTATGTCATCGCCCGCATCGGCGGGTTGGATACCGCGCTCAGCGCCGCCCAGGCGCTGCTGCGACGCGCCGGGCGGCAAGTCGATGCGATCCGGGAGGCCGCATCTGCCGAGGATCTGGCCAGCGCTTCGGTGGCCGTCGCCGAGGCCAAGATCGCCACCAGCCGGATCGCGCTGGAGGCCAGCCAGAGCCTGTTCGAACTGGCAGGCAGCCAATCCACCTTGCAGGCGTACAACCTGGATCGGCACTGGCGCAATGCCCGCACCCATACCCTGCACGATCCTCTGCGCTGGAAATATCGCCTGATCGGCGACTACCTGCTGAACCACAGCCTGCCCCCGCGGCACGGCTCGGTCTGATCGCCAACGCCTCCGGAATCACGATGACCCGCCTCTTGCGCCTCAATGCCTTTGCAATGAACTGCGTCGGACACCAGTCACCCGGGCTGTGGACCCATCCCGCAGACCGGTCATCGCATTACAAGGATCTGGACTACTGGATCGAACTGGCCAGATTGCTGGAACGAGGCCTGTTCGACGGGCTGTTTATCGCCGATGTGCTCGGCGTATATGACGTCTATCAGGATTCATCCGCCGCCGCCCTGCGGCAGGCGGCGCAGATTCCGGTCAACGATCCGCTGCAGCTGATTCCGCCGATGGCATGGGTCACGGAACACTTGGGCTTTGGCCTGACGGCATCGATCTCCTTCGAGCACCCGTTCCCCTTCGCCCGCCGACTCTCGACCCTGGATCACCTGACCCGGGGTCGCGTCGGCTGGAATATCGTCACGTCCTATCTGGAAAGCGGCGCCCGCAATCTGGGTCTGCGCCAGCAGGTCGAGCATGACACCCGCTATGACTATGCCGATGAATACCTGGAAGTCTGCTACAAGCTGCTGGAAGGCAGCTGGGAAGAAGGCGCCGTGCAGCGTGATCGCGAGCGCCGGGTGTTCACCGACCCCGCCAGGGTCCACCCGATCCGCCATCAAGGCCGCTGGTTCCAGGTGCCCGGTATCCATCTCAGCGAACCCTCGATCCAGCGTACGCCGGTGTTGTATCAGGCCGGCACCTCCCGCCGCGGCCGCCGGTTCGCCGGCCAACATGCTGAATGCGTGTTTCTGGCCAGCCCCTCCAAGGCGGCGCTGGCCCGCCAGATCAGGAGCCTGCGCGAGGAGGCCGTGCGCGCCGGACGCGATCCATCCGCGCTGCTCTTCTTCAACCTGCTGACTCTGGTGATTGCCGACACCGATGCCCAGGCAAAGGCCAAACTCGACGACTATCGCCGCCATGCCAGCCGGGAGGGCGCACTGGCCCTGATGTCAGGCTGGACCGGCATCGATCTGGCCATCTATCCTCCCGATCAGCCGTTGCAAAAGGTCAAGACCCAGGCGATCCAATCGGCCGTGGAAGCCTTTTCCAGTAGCGACCCCGAAACCGAATGGACCGTGGATGCTCTGGCCCACTGGGCCGGCATCGGTGGTCTGGGACCGTTGCTGGTCGGCAGCCCCGCGACCGTAGCCGACCAATTGCAAGTCTGGCAGGAGGCCACCGGCGTGGACGGCTTCAATCTGGCCTATGCCATCGCTCCACGCAGCTTCGAGGACATCGTCGAACTGCTGGTGCCCGAACTGCAGCGCCGCGGCATCTACAAGACCGCTTATGCCCCGGGCAGTCTGCGCCACAAGCTGTTCGGCCAGGGTGACCGCTTGCAGTCACCTCATCCGGCGGCCCATTGGCGGGAAGTCATTCCACAACGGACCGCAACCGCCTGATCCGTCATCTTGGCGATCTGCGCGACGGAGTCCCTGATTCAGATCAGGCCTGCGGCGAGCCAGCGCTCAGCAACGAAACAGGATGACCGGGCTCTGCATGATGGTGGCCAGATGAAGGGCGCTTGCCGGTGGCAGCGGCCGACGGCGGGGCCTTGCACATCTGCAGCGCCACGGCATTCAGGGCACGGTCCTCGCTGGCCACTTCGGCCGCACTCAGAAAACCTTGTCGCTGGACGAGGCCGTCGGCCTGACGCCGTACCGCATCGACCTGCTGCCACATCTGCAGGGCCTTGGCCTCGCTCAGCAGTCTGGCCTTGCGGGCCGTGCTGATATCGGCCTGCAGGATATTGCCTCGCATCGACACATGTGCCTGACGGGGATCTGTGATCGAACCGCCGGTATCGGCCTTCAGCGACAGCTGTTGCGACAGATCGCAACTGGGATAATCCGGACTGCTGGCCTGACGGCCAGTCTGGGCGAAGACCTGGCCACAGCCCAGGGCCAGCGCGATGATCAGCAGATATTTCATGGGCGACTCCGGCAAGCTGTTGATCGATGGCATACAGTCTGGCGGACTGCGACTGAAGCTGACTTGTACCGGCTCATAATGCGCAGCGATATGTCGCGCCAGCGATAAAGTCGACAAAAAAAGACCCCGCGCAAGCGCGGGGTCTTTCGATCTGCGATACAGCGGAGGGACTTAGAAGTCCATGCCGCCCATACCGCCCATACCGCCCGGAGCGCCGGCCGGAGCCTCGTCCTTCTTGGGCAGCTCGGCCACGATGGCTTCGGTGGTGATGGCCAGACCGGCCACCGACGAAGCGTACTGCAGGGCCGAACGGGTCACCTTGGTCGGATCCAGGATGCCGAAGGCAATCATGTCACCGAACTCGCCGGTCGCGGCGTTGTAGCCGAAGTTGCCGCTGCCTTCCTTGACCTTGTTGACCACGACCGAGCCTTCTTCACCGGCATTGGTGACGATGGCGCGCAGCGGAGCTTCCAGGGCGCGACGGGTGATGGCAATGCCCAGATCCTGATCGGCATTGGTGCCCTTCACGCCTTCCAGTGCCTTCAGCGCACGGATCAGGGCCACGCCACCGCCGGGGACCACGCCTTCTTCGACGGCTGCACGGGTCGCGTGCAGAGCATCTTCGACGCGGGCCTTCTTTTCCTTCATTTCGACTTCGGTAGCGGCACCGACCTTGATCACCGCCACACCGCCGGCCAGCTTGGCGACGCGTTCCTGCAGCTTTTCACGATCGTAGTCCGACGAGGTCTCCTCGATCTGGGCCTTGATCTGGCCGATCCGCGACTGGATGCGCTCGGCTTCGCCGGCACCGTCGATGATGGTGGTGTTTTCCTTGGTGATCACCACGCGCTTGGCACGACCCAGCTCGTTGATGGTGGTCTTTTCCAGCTGCAGACCGACTTCCTCGGCGATGACCTGGCCATTGGTGAGGATGGCGATGTCTTCCAGGATGGCCTTGCGGCGGTCACCGAAGCCCGGCGCCTTGACGGCGGCGACCTTGACAATGCCACGGATGGTGTTGACCACCAGGGTCGCCAGGGCTTCGCCCTCGACTTCCTCGGCAACGATCAGCAGCGGCTTGCCGGCCTTGGCGACGGCTTCCAGCACCGGCAGCAGTTCGCGGACGTTGGAGACCTTCTTGTCGTGGATCAGGATGAACGGATCGTCCAGTTCAACCTGCTGCGACTGCTGGTTGTTGATGAAGTAAGGCGACAGGTAGCCGCGATCGAACTGCATGCCTTCGACGACGTCCAGCTCGTTTTCCAGACCCGAACCTTCCTCGACGGTGATCACGCCTTCCTTGCCGACCTTCTTCATCGCGGTGGCGATGATGTCACCGATGTTTTCATCGGAGTTGGCCGAGATCGTGCCGACCTGGGCGATGGCCTTGTCGTCGGCGGTGGGCTTGGACAGGGTCTTCAGCTCGGCGACGGCAGCCACGACGGCCTTGTCGATACCGCGCTTCAGATCCATCGGGTTGATGCCGGCGGCCACGGCCTTCAGGCCTTCCTGGATGAACGCCTGGGCCAGCACGGTCGCGGTGGTGGTACCGTCACCGGCGTTGTCCGAAGTCTTGGAGGCGGCTTCCTTGACGATCTGGGCGCCGATGTTCTCGTACTTGTCGGCCAGTTCGATTTCCTTGGCGACGGACACGCCGTCCTTAGTGATCGTCGGCGAACCGAAGCTCTTTTCCAGAACCACGTTGCGGCCCTTGGGACCCAGGGTGACCTTGACGGCGTTGGCCAGGGTGTTCACGCCCTTGAGGATGCGCGAGCGGGCGTCTTCGCCGAAGCGGACTTCTTTAGCTGCCATAATTTTTTTGCCTCAAAAAAATTGAATTGAAGATGGGGACGAATCGCGAAAGCCGTGCCAGAAGGAGCCGAAGGCGACTGGCGTGCGCCGCATGCTTTTGCCGCGCACTGCCCGCCCGGCTCCGGGGCATCAGGCCTCGATGATCGCCACAATATCGTCTTCCTTCAGGAAGACCAGCTCTTCGCCGTCGATCTTGATTTCCTGGCCGGCGTACTTGCCGAACAGGACGGTGTCGCCTTCCTTCACGCTGATCGGACGGATTTCACCGCTGGCCAGAATCAGACCCTTGCCGGCGGCGATCACCTTGCCGCGGGTGGGCTTTTCGGTGGCGCTGTCGGGAATCACGATGCCGCCGGCGGAAACCCGCTCTTCTTCCAGACGCTTGACGATGACGCGATCGTGCAACGGACGCAGTTTGCTCATAACGACTCCAGCAAATTTAAGTTGAGTTGGACCAGAAACCTGCCAAGGCAGTTGCCTTCTGTCAGCACTCTACCCGGGTGAGTGCTAAATTTTAGTCACAGTCCGGACCCGGAGAAAAGAGCCTCGGTACGGTGGCTTGAATGCTAGATAAGGACGGGCTGCCGGCTTTCAAGGGGGGAGGGCGACAATTGCTCCGCCCTGCAGAGACCAGCCCTGACTGGCTATCCCTCCGGCTCAGGCCATGGTGCCGGCCATCATTTCTTTCCCGCAGCCTCGGCGCGGGAAGGAGCCGAAGCGGCGGACGGAACGCTCTGCCGACAGCCCCCCGGAAACGCCTCGCCCCCTCCGCAGCCCGGATCGCTCGCCCGCCAGACCGGCGATCCTCCGCCGACGCGACCTGTGCATATGTCGCGACGAAATCATCATCAGCACATCGGCTTGGCTCCTTCCGGCGAGTTTGCGATGATGGCCGATCGGGCGTTACGCCATTTTGGATCCCCATCCGGAGTCTGCATGTTTCGGTTATCCACGCGCCGCTGGGCGCTGCTGCTCTGGCTGAGCCTGGCCACACTGCTGTCGGCCTCGGCCACCCCGGCTCAGGAAGATCTGGAGGGCGGCCTGCTGCCCATCGGCAAGGCTTTCCAGTTGCAGGGCTCGCTTGCCGGCCCCGGCCGGATTCATCTGCACTGGACCATCGCCGAACACTATTACCTGTATCGCAGCCACATCAAGTTCACGCCCGGTCCCGGCCTGACCCTGGGGACGCCCGAACTTCCGCGCGGCCACCAGTACCACGATGAGTATCTGGGCGATGTGGAGACCTATCACGACAGCCTGGATGCAGATCTTCCCTATGCCGGCCATGGCCCCGTCCAGCTGCAGGTCCAATACCAGGGCTGCCATGAAGTCGACCCCAAGATCTGCTATCCCCCGCATACCGAGACCCTGACGCTGGGCGGCCCCGCGACCGCCACGGGCACGGAAGCCGCCGCCGCGGCATCCGTGCCGCACGCCGCGCAGGTCAGCGACCCGACAAGCCTCGCGCAGCTGGGCCAGGACCCCGCCGCCGGCAGATCTCCCTTGCCGGTCGCCCAGGCCTTTGTATTGCAAGGCGTCGCCGACTCACCGCGACAGCTGCTGCTGCGCTGGCAGATGCCGCCGGGCTATTACCTGTACAAGAGCCAGATCAGCCTGCACCTCGCCGCAGGCCAGGGCGGCCGGATCAAGCCGCTGCACTGGCCCTCGGGCATGGCCCATCACGACAATTATTACGGCGATGCCATCGTCTACTTCGATACGCTGGAACTGCCGGTGGAGCTGGCCGATCTGCCGGCTTCGGCCAAGACGGTGCAGCTGCAGGTTCGCTATCAGGGCTGCCTGCAGAACGGCATCTGTTATCCGCCGGTGGATGCGCCACTGCAGCTGTCCCTGGATGGCCAGCCAGGGACAGTCTCTGCCGCACCCGCCGAGGCGCCTCCAGCCACCGCAGCGAACCAGACCGACAGCCGTGGGCAGAGCCTCCCCGGCCTCAGTGCCTGGCTGTTGCTGAGCGCCCTTCTTGGCGGTCTGCTGATGAATCTGCTGCCCTGCGTGCTGCCGGTCTTGTCCCTGAAGGTGCTGGGCATTCTGGACAACAGTCACGAGCTGAAGGCCTTGCGCCGGCATGCGGTGTTCTACACGGCCGGCGTTCTGCTCAGCTTCGTCGCCATCGATCTGCTGGCCCATCTGTTTGGCCAGGGACTCGGTGCCCAGCTGCAGCGGCCGCTGGTGGTGGCCATCCTGACCTGCGTCATGGTCGCTGTCGGCCTGTCCTTGTCCGGAGTGGTGGAATTTACCGCTCGCTTCAGCAATATGGGCCAGTCGCTGGCTTCACGCGGCGGCCGCGCAGGTGATTTCTTCACCGGTGTGCTGGCCGTGGTCGTGGCCAGCCCCTGCACCGGCCCGCTGATGGGACCGCCGGTGGCTTTTGCCCTGACCGCGCCACTGGCCAGCAGCCTGGCCGTCTTCATCGCTCTGGGCCTGGGGCTGGCCCTGCCGGTGATCCTGATCGCCTTGCTGCCGGGTCTGGCCCGACGGTTGCCCCGTCCGGGCGCCTGGATGGAAACCCTGAAACAGTGGCTGGCTTTCCCCATGTATCTGACGGCCGTTTGGCTGGCCTGGGTCCTGGCCAAGCAGCGCGGCGCCGATGCCATCGGTCTGGTTCTGGTTTCGGTGGTGGCGCTGGCGATGAGCCTGTGGTGGCTGCAACGCAGCCGGCACAGACATCCAGCCTTGCGACTGCTGCTGCTGCCGATGGCTCTCGCCACCGTCATGCCTATGGTCCTCCTGGCTCGCCTGCCGGCACCGACGGCCGGGCCGGCAGCCACCGAAGATGGCGTGGTGGCCTATAGCCCAAAAAAACTGGCCCAGTTGCGGGCGGCCGGCACACCGGTTCTTGTCGACATGACCGCCGACTGGTGCGTCACCTGCAAGGCCAATGAGCATACGGTGCTGGACAGCGCCGAGTTCAAGGCGCTGCTGCAACAGACCGGCGCGGTGTACATGAAGGGGGACTGGACCGACGTGAATCCCACCATTGCGGCCTTTCTCAAGCACTACCACTCCCCTGGCGTGCCGCTGTACGTGGTGTTCTCGCGCCATGGCGGCGATGGCGAAGTCCTGCCCAGTGTGCTGACCGCGGGCGTGGTCAAAGCCGCCCTGCAGCGGGCGGCACAATAAGCATGCGGATCTCGCCCACCCGCCTGATCCTGGGCCTGGCGATCCTCGCCGGTCTCGCGGCCGAATGGCAGCAATGGCATGCCCATCGCGGCGAAGCCCGTCCGCCCCAGGTGGCCGGCATCGGCGACCAGGCTCCTGATCTGAGTCTGCCTGATCTGCAGGGGCAGCCGCATCGGCTGTCGGAATTCCACGGTTCGCGGCGGATCCTCAACTTCTGGGCCAGCTGGTGCGGCCCCTGCCAGCAGGAAATGCCGGCACTGGATCACGCCGCCACCACGGCCAAGGCCGATATCATCGGCATCGCCATGGATTCCCCTGTTGCCGTACGCCAGTTCCTGGCCGCCCGACCTGTGCATTATCCGGTGCTGCTGGGGCGGTTGACTCCGCCCAGCAGCTCGGCACGCTTCGATGACGATGGCGGCATGCTGCCCTACAGCGTCTTGCTGGATGCCGACGGCAAAGTGCTTGCCCGTCATGCCGGCGCCCTGGATCCCGTCCTGCTGGCACGTTGGCTGGACCCGGCACAAACCCCCTGAACCAGCACGACGCAATACGGTAGCGAATGGAACTCCGACCTTTTTCGCTAAACATCGCCGAACATCGCCGAACTGGACAAACCCCCATGAGTCCATCACACTGCCAACCATCGCTCCGCTGCTGGTACTGAATCCATGGCCCGACTGCTGGCATTGCACGGTCCCAATCTGAATCTGCTCGGCGTTCGCGAGCCTGAGGTCTATGGTCGCCAGACGCTGGCCGATATCGATGCCCAGCTGCAGGCGCAGGCAGAAGCCGCCGGCCACAGTCTGGAATGCGAGCAGTTCAATGCCGAGCATCTGCTGCTGGAACGGATCCACCGGGCCCGCGAGGATGGCACCCGGCTGATCCTGATCAATCCGGGCGCATTCACCCATACCAGCATTGCCTTGCGCGATGCCTTGGCCGGGGTGGCTATCCCGTTCATTGAAATCCACATGTCCAATGTCCATGCCCGCGAGCCGTTCCGGCGCCATTCCTATCTGACCGACATCGCGATCGGACTAATCTGCGGATTCGGCGCCGACAGTTACCGGCTCGGCCTGGAGGCGGCCATTCGCCGTCTGGCCGACACGCATTGAATCCACATCCTCTTTGCCACGCTGCCGCCTGACGGCAGGGCACCACGACACCACAAGGGTTCTCCCATGGATCTACGCAAGATCAAGAAGCTGATTGACCTCCTCGAGGAATCCAATCTGTCCGAGCTGGAAATCAAGGAAGGCGAGGAAGTCGTACGCCTGTCACGGGTACCCAAGGGTGGCATCGCCATCGCGGCACCACCGCCGGTGGCAGCGGCACCAGTCGCGACATCGGTCGCGGCACCGGCCCCGCCAGCCGCGACACCGGCTGTGCCGGCGACCTCCAGCCTGCCGGCCGGCACCGTGATCAAGGCCCCGATGGTCGGCACCTTCTACAGCGCCGCCTCTCCCGAGGCCCCGGCCTTTGCCAAGGTCGGTCAGCAGGTCAAGGTCGGCGACACCCTGGGCATCATCGAGGCCATGAAGATGTTCAACCAGATCGAAGCCGAGGTCGCGGGCACCATCCAGGCCATCCTGATTGAAAACGGGCAGTCGGTGGAATTCGACGAACCCATGTTCATCATCAGCTGAACGGCGACGCCACGATGCCCAAGCTAGAAAAAGTCGTCATCGCCAATCGCGGCGAGATCGCCCTGCGAATCCTGCGCGCCTGTCAGGCCCTGGGAATCAGAACGGTGGCCGTCCACTCCACCGCCGATCGCAATCTCAAGCACGTCGGCCTGGCCGACGAGTCGATCTGCATCGGCCCGCCGGCCGCCGGCGAAAGCTATCTGAACATTCCGCGCCTGATCGCGGCCGCCGAAATCACCGATGCCACCGCGATTCATCCAGGCTACGGTTTTCTGTCCGAGCGGGCCGATTTTGCCGAACAGGTGGAAAAATCCGGCTTTGTGTTTATCGGCCCCACCGCCGAAGTGATCCGCCTGATGGGCGACAAGGTCGAGGCCATCAAGGCGATGAAGAGCGCCGGCGTGCCTTGCGTGCCAGGCTCCGGCGGTCCGCTGGACGAAGACCCGGCCCGGAATCTGCGGATCGCGGACGAGATCGGCTACCCGGTGATCATCAAGGCCGCCGGCGGTGGTGGCGGTCGCGGCATGCGCGTGGTCCGTGATGCCGAACACTTGGTGCAGTCGATTGCCCTGACCAAGTCCGAGGCCAAGGCAGCCTTCGGCAATGGTCAGGTCTATATGGAAAAATTCCTGGAAAATCCGCGTCACGTGGAAATCCAGGTACTGGCCGATGGCCAGGGGCACGCCATCCATCTGGGCGAGCGCGACTGCTCGATGCAGCGCCGCCACCAGAAAGTCGTCGAGGAAGCGCCCGCCCCCGGCATCACCCCCGCCGTCCGCGACGAGATCGGCCGTGTCTGCGTCGAGGCCTGCCTGCGCATCGGCTACCGTGGTGCCGGCACCTTCGAGTTCCTGTACGAAGACGGCCGCTTCTACTTTATCGAGATGAATACCCGCATCCAGGTCGAACATCCGGTCACGGAAATGGTCACCGGCGTGGATCTGGTCCGCGAGCAGCTGCTGAT is part of the Frateuria aurantia DSM 6220 genome and encodes:
- a CDS encoding LLM class flavin-dependent oxidoreductase, producing the protein MTRLLRLNAFAMNCVGHQSPGLWTHPADRSSHYKDLDYWIELARLLERGLFDGLFIADVLGVYDVYQDSSAAALRQAAQIPVNDPLQLIPPMAWVTEHLGFGLTASISFEHPFPFARRLSTLDHLTRGRVGWNIVTSYLESGARNLGLRQQVEHDTRYDYADEYLEVCYKLLEGSWEEGAVQRDRERRVFTDPARVHPIRHQGRWFQVPGIHLSEPSIQRTPVLYQAGTSRRGRRFAGQHAECVFLASPSKAALARQIRSLREEAVRAGRDPSALLFFNLLTLVIADTDAQAKAKLDDYRRHASREGALALMSGWTGIDLAIYPPDQPLQKVKTQAIQSAVEAFSSSDPETEWTVDALAHWAGIGGLGPLLVGSPATVADQLQVWQEATGVDGFNLAYAIAPRSFEDIVELLVPELQRRGIYKTAYAPGSLRHKLFGQGDRLQSPHPAAHWREVIPQRTATA
- the accB gene encoding acetyl-CoA carboxylase biotin carboxyl carrier protein, whose amino-acid sequence is MDLRKIKKLIDLLEESNLSELEIKEGEEVVRLSRVPKGGIAIAAPPPVAAAPVATSVAAPAPPAATPAVPATSSLPAGTVIKAPMVGTFYSAASPEAPAFAKVGQQVKVGDTLGIIEAMKMFNQIEAEVAGTIQAILIENGQSVEFDEPMFIIS
- the groL gene encoding chaperonin GroEL (60 kDa chaperone family; promotes refolding of misfolded polypeptides especially under stressful conditions; forms two stacked rings of heptamers to form a barrel-shaped 14mer; ends can be capped by GroES; misfolded proteins enter the barrel where they are refolded when GroES binds), producing MAAKEVRFGEDARSRILKGVNTLANAVKVTLGPKGRNVVLEKSFGSPTITKDGVSVAKEIELADKYENIGAQIVKEAASKTSDNAGDGTTTATVLAQAFIQEGLKAVAAGINPMDLKRGIDKAVVAAVAELKTLSKPTADDKAIAQVGTISANSDENIGDIIATAMKKVGKEGVITVEEGSGLENELDVVEGMQFDRGYLSPYFINNQQSQQVELDDPFILIHDKKVSNVRELLPVLEAVAKAGKPLLIVAEEVEGEALATLVVNTIRGIVKVAAVKAPGFGDRRKAILEDIAILTNGQVIAEEVGLQLEKTTINELGRAKRVVITKENTTIIDGAGEAERIQSRIGQIKAQIEETSSDYDREKLQERVAKLAGGVAVIKVGAATEVEMKEKKARVEDALHATRAAVEEGVVPGGGVALIRALKALEGVKGTNADQDLGIAITRRALEAPLRAIVTNAGEEGSVVVNKVKEGSGNFGYNAATGEFGDMIAFGILDPTKVTRSALQYASSVAGLAITTEAIVAELPKKDEAPAGAPGGMGGMGGMDF
- the aroQ gene encoding type II 3-dehydroquinate dehydratase — translated: MARLLALHGPNLNLLGVREPEVYGRQTLADIDAQLQAQAEAAGHSLECEQFNAEHLLLERIHRAREDGTRLILINPGAFTHTSIALRDALAGVAIPFIEIHMSNVHAREPFRRHSYLTDIAIGLICGFGADSYRLGLEAAIRRLADTH
- a CDS encoding SfnB family sulfur acquisition oxidoreductase gives rise to the protein MSHQPTSAAHIISNDEEALASAQALAAVFAPDAGERDARRHLPQADIERFSDSGLWAITVPQAFGGAGVSFRTLAEVVRRISVADPSLGQLPQNHYGVIDLLLQTGTPEQQADYFAKVLQGQRFGNAFSESASAHAGRFETRIRFRRDHVVLDGEKAYATGALFAHIVPVSAVDEDGRIFVALVPRDAPGLSVLDTWDGFGQRITASGTARIEAVKVPLEAVLPAYQAYDRPTADGPVSQLIQAAIDAGIAAAAFQDSLRHARQARPWIDSGQTHGHEDLFSQAIIGDLSWQLHAAEALLEEAADAVDIAQASPGIDTVAQASAAVAKAKILTTEIALLASSKLFELAGTRSVSGRHHLDRHWRNARTHTLHDPVRWKYHLVGNYRLNHVPPPRHTWN
- a CDS encoding TlpA family protein disulfide reductase, encoding MRISPTRLILGLAILAGLAAEWQQWHAHRGEARPPQVAGIGDQAPDLSLPDLQGQPHRLSEFHGSRRILNFWASWCGPCQQEMPALDHAATTAKADIIGIAMDSPVAVRQFLAARPVHYPVLLGRLTPPSSSARFDDDGGMLPYSVLLDADGKVLARHAGALDPVLLARWLDPAQTP
- the accC gene encoding acetyl-CoA carboxylase biotin carboxylase subunit, which codes for MPKLEKVVIANRGEIALRILRACQALGIRTVAVHSTADRNLKHVGLADESICIGPPAAGESYLNIPRLIAAAEITDATAIHPGYGFLSERADFAEQVEKSGFVFIGPTAEVIRLMGDKVEAIKAMKSAGVPCVPGSGGPLDEDPARNLRIADEIGYPVIIKAAGGGGGRGMRVVRDAEHLVQSIALTKSEAKAAFGNGQVYMEKFLENPRHVEIQVLADGQGHAIHLGERDCSMQRRHQKVVEEAPAPGITPAVRDEIGRVCVEACLRIGYRGAGTFEFLYEDGRFYFIEMNTRIQVEHPVTEMVTGVDLVREQLLIAGGEPLSLRQEDIVLRGHAIECRVNAEDPDSFMPSPGTITAFEAPGGPGVRVDTHIYGGYKIPPNYDSMIGKLIVHGPDRATAIARMQIALGETVIEGVKCNIPLQQRIMADTGFQAGGKNIHYLEKRMAEMKKDAGGH
- a CDS encoding SfnB family sulfur acquisition oxidoreductase, with product MTAPLPTPIPSSPQAPQAPQAPQAPQQQAGSGPAHRIRSAAEALQIARALAGELGREASERDRDRRLPWAELDALSRSGLLAITVPKAAGGADVDSGTVAEVIAILAEADASIGQIPQNHFYLLEALRVDGSEGQQARYHAQVLAGARFGNALAELGTPTALDIRTRIRPQADGSWLLDGHKAYSTGALFAHWIGVQALDEQDRPWLAIIPHDAAGLELVDDWLGFGQRTTGSGTTHLDQVRVEADALIPHYRGFERPTRIGPFGQLVHAGIDLGIARAALADTLQFVREHSRPWKDAGVTRARDDPYVIARIGGLDTALSAAQALLRRAGRQVDAIREAASAEDLASASVAVAEAKIATSRIALEASQSLFELAGSQSTLQAYNLDRHWRNARTHTLHDPLRWKYRLIGDYLLNHSLPPRHGSV
- a CDS encoding co-chaperone GroES, which produces MSKLRPLHDRVIVKRLEEERVSAGGIVIPDSATEKPTRGKVIAAGKGLILASGEIRPISVKEGDTVLFGKYAGQEIKIDGEELVFLKEDDIVAIIEA
- a CDS encoding protein-disulfide reductase DsbD family protein, translating into MFRLSTRRWALLLWLSLATLLSASATPAQEDLEGGLLPIGKAFQLQGSLAGPGRIHLHWTIAEHYYLYRSHIKFTPGPGLTLGTPELPRGHQYHDEYLGDVETYHDSLDADLPYAGHGPVQLQVQYQGCHEVDPKICYPPHTETLTLGGPATATGTEAAAAASVPHAAQVSDPTSLAQLGQDPAAGRSPLPVAQAFVLQGVADSPRQLLLRWQMPPGYYLYKSQISLHLAAGQGGRIKPLHWPSGMAHHDNYYGDAIVYFDTLELPVELADLPASAKTVQLQVRYQGCLQNGICYPPVDAPLQLSLDGQPGTVSAAPAEAPPATAANQTDSRGQSLPGLSAWLLLSALLGGLLMNLLPCVLPVLSLKVLGILDNSHELKALRRHAVFYTAGVLLSFVAIDLLAHLFGQGLGAQLQRPLVVAILTCVMVAVGLSLSGVVEFTARFSNMGQSLASRGGRAGDFFTGVLAVVVASPCTGPLMGPPVAFALTAPLASSLAVFIALGLGLALPVILIALLPGLARRLPRPGAWMETLKQWLAFPMYLTAVWLAWVLAKQRGADAIGLVLVSVVALAMSLWWLQRSRHRHPALRLLLLPMALATVMPMVLLARLPAPTAGPAATEDGVVAYSPKKLAQLRAAGTPVLVDMTADWCVTCKANEHTVLDSAEFKALLQQTGAVYMKGDWTDVNPTIAAFLKHYHSPGVPLYVVFSRHGGDGEVLPSVLTAGVVKAALQRAAQ